One segment of Phaeacidiphilus oryzae TH49 DNA contains the following:
- a CDS encoding VOC family protein produces the protein MTDETPIGAATRVRVARPSRDLAAAERFYVTGLGLDVLWRTTEHVPGRHDLLMVGPRDGAWHFELTRDPERPLDPRPTVDDLFVVYLGRPVDEAVIERLIAAGGRRVPAHNPYWDEHGVTIADPDGYRLVLCSRTWP, from the coding sequence ATGACTGACGAGACCCCGATCGGGGCGGCCACCCGGGTGCGGGTGGCCCGCCCCTCCCGCGACCTCGCCGCCGCCGAGCGGTTCTATGTCACCGGCCTCGGCCTGGACGTTTTGTGGCGGACCACCGAGCACGTCCCCGGCCGGCACGACCTGCTGATGGTCGGCCCCAGGGACGGCGCCTGGCACTTCGAGCTCACCCGCGACCCGGAGCGGCCCCTCGACCCGAGGCCCACGGTGGACGACCTGTTCGTGGTCTACCTGGGTCGGCCGGTCGACGAGGCCGTGATCGAGCGCCTGATCGCGGCCGGCGGCCGCCGCGTCCCCGCGCACAACCCGTACTGGGACGAGCATGGGGTCACCATCGCCGACCCGGACGGCTACCGCCTGGTGCTCTGCTCCCGTACCTGGCCCTGA
- a CDS encoding type 1 glutamine amidotransferase domain-containing protein, whose amino-acid sequence MAKILFVMTGADHWTLADGTRHPTGFWAEEAVAPYEAFKAAGHEIVVATPGGVVPPVDRGSLAPEVNGGQENADRIADALAGMVELHRPLKLEEVDPADYAAVVYPGGHGPMEDLAVNADSGRLLTAALASGRPLGVVCHAPAALLAAGEADGSGHSPFAGYRLTGFSNAEEAQAGFADKAKWLLQDRLVAMGADYVEGEPWAPHVVVDRNLVTGQNPASSAPLAAEVLKRLG is encoded by the coding sequence ATGGCGAAGATCCTTTTTGTGATGACCGGAGCCGACCACTGGACGCTGGCCGACGGCACCCGGCACCCGACCGGTTTCTGGGCCGAGGAGGCCGTCGCGCCCTACGAGGCGTTCAAGGCGGCCGGCCACGAGATCGTGGTGGCCACCCCGGGCGGCGTGGTCCCGCCGGTGGACCGCGGCAGCCTGGCCCCGGAGGTCAACGGCGGTCAGGAGAACGCCGACCGGATCGCGGACGCGCTGGCCGGCATGGTCGAGCTCCACCGGCCGCTCAAGCTGGAGGAGGTGGATCCGGCGGACTACGCCGCCGTGGTCTACCCCGGCGGTCACGGGCCGATGGAGGACCTCGCGGTGAACGCGGACTCCGGCCGGCTGCTCACCGCCGCGCTGGCCTCCGGCCGGCCGCTGGGGGTGGTCTGCCACGCCCCGGCCGCGCTGCTTGCGGCCGGCGAGGCGGACGGTAGCGGCCACTCGCCGTTCGCCGGCTACCGGCTGACCGGCTTCAGCAACGCCGAGGAGGCCCAGGCCGGCTTCGCCGACAAGGCGAAGTGGCTGCTCCAGGACCGCCTGGTGGCCATGGGCGCGGACTACGTGGAGGGCGAGCCCTGGGCGCCGCACGTCGTCGTCGACCGCAACCTGGTCACCGGCCAGAACCCGGCCTCCTCCGCGCCGCTGGCCGCC
- a CDS encoding alpha-L-arabinofuranosidase B encodes MTPTAGSLPLLRRLLPAVCAALLLALGLLAGGGRPAHAAASLPCDVYGAAGTPCVAAHSTTRALYAGYDGPLYQVQRASDGATADIPVVAAGGVADAAKQDSFCAGTSCLITRIYDQSPRRNDLTIEGAGGAGAADRGAPANALPVTVDGRTVYGVEISAGMGYRDDSTSGVAVHGQPEGMYMVASGTHVNNACCFDYGNAETNNLDNGNGHMDAVNLSTICGFSPCYGSGPWVQADLENGLYSSDTGGSPSSSDTGTGPLPYVTAMLKNNGQNHFALAWGNAQSGGLTTTYSGPEPSIKSGYSPMQQEGAIVLGTGGDDSNGSIGSFFEGVMTAGYPSDSADAAVQANIASAGYGGADGVPGGSLTPGSAISLQATTACCTGDYLRHQNGGAIISPIGSGSSALDKSDATWIVRRGLADASCVSFESFNYPGDYLRHSNWQLYKQPDDGSSLFAQDATFCPQAGNSGQGESFQSVNYPGHFIRHYSGTVYIASDGGSNAWDNANLWPQDTSWLVDQPWE; translated from the coding sequence ATGACTCCCACGGCTGGATCACTCCCCCTCCTGCGGCGCCTCCTCCCCGCCGTGTGCGCCGCGCTGCTGCTCGCCCTCGGCCTGCTGGCCGGGGGCGGGCGGCCGGCGCACGCCGCCGCCTCGCTGCCCTGCGACGTCTACGGCGCGGCCGGCACCCCGTGCGTGGCCGCCCACAGCACCACCCGGGCCCTGTACGCCGGTTACGACGGGCCGCTCTACCAGGTCCAGCGCGCCTCCGACGGCGCGACAGCGGACATCCCGGTGGTCGCCGCGGGCGGGGTCGCCGACGCGGCGAAGCAGGACTCCTTCTGCGCCGGCACCAGCTGCCTGATCACCCGGATCTACGACCAGTCCCCGCGCCGCAACGACCTCACCATCGAGGGCGCGGGCGGTGCCGGGGCCGCCGACCGGGGCGCCCCCGCCAACGCCCTGCCGGTCACCGTCGACGGCCGGACCGTCTACGGGGTGGAGATCTCGGCCGGGATGGGCTACCGCGACGACAGCACCAGCGGGGTCGCGGTCCACGGCCAGCCCGAGGGGATGTACATGGTCGCCTCCGGCACCCACGTCAACAACGCCTGCTGCTTCGACTACGGCAACGCCGAGACCAACAACCTGGACAACGGCAACGGCCATATGGACGCCGTGAACCTCAGCACCATCTGCGGCTTCTCGCCCTGCTACGGCTCCGGTCCGTGGGTGCAGGCCGACCTGGAGAACGGGCTGTACTCCTCGGACACCGGCGGCAGCCCGAGCAGCTCCGACACCGGCACCGGGCCGCTGCCGTACGTCACCGCGATGCTCAAGAACAACGGGCAGAACCACTTCGCGCTGGCCTGGGGCAACGCCCAGTCCGGCGGACTGACCACCACCTACTCCGGCCCCGAGCCGTCGATCAAGAGCGGCTACTCGCCCATGCAGCAGGAGGGCGCGATCGTCCTGGGCACCGGCGGCGACGACAGCAACGGCTCGATCGGCAGCTTCTTCGAAGGGGTGATGACCGCCGGCTACCCCTCGGACTCCGCCGACGCCGCCGTCCAGGCGAACATCGCCTCGGCCGGGTACGGCGGCGCCGACGGCGTCCCCGGCGGGTCGCTCACCCCCGGCTCCGCGATCTCGCTGCAGGCCACCACGGCGTGCTGCACCGGCGACTACCTCCGCCACCAGAACGGCGGCGCGATCATCTCGCCGATCGGCTCCGGCAGTTCGGCGCTGGACAAGTCGGACGCCACCTGGATCGTCCGGCGCGGGCTGGCCGACGCCTCCTGCGTCTCCTTCGAGTCCTTCAACTACCCCGGCGACTACCTGCGGCATTCCAACTGGCAGCTCTACAAGCAGCCGGACGACGGCAGTTCGCTCTTCGCGCAGGACGCGACCTTCTGCCCGCAGGCCGGGAACAGCGGGCAGGGCGAGTCCTTCCAGTCCGTCAACTACCCCGGCCACTTCATCCGGCACTACAGCGGAACGGTGTACATCGCCTCCGACGGCGGCTCCAACGCCTGGGACAACGCCAACCTCTGGCCCCAGGACACGAGTTGGCTGGTGGACCAGCCGTGGGAGTGA